One Serpentinicella alkaliphila DNA segment encodes these proteins:
- a CDS encoding heavy metal translocating P-type ATPase has translation MLSIVSKELILEGLDCANCSSKIEHEANQIEGVSAYVNFMTKTLTLEIENEQNIDNILVKITDIVNKHEPHVIVREKMINKGIKKSFLLVGLGCANCAIKMESQIRNLSGVRNANVDFVSSKLIIEASSRYDLKRIVDEATVIVNKIEPGVRVVDEEKKNREKNTIVYVLKGLGCANCILKIEAEVMKLEGVEIASGDFVSRKLTIETNNVANFRKLNEEIKSIVERIEPGVKVVCESDTLVENTNYSEIISDHSSKNELIRLGIGGALFAFGLALNLSEVARLTVFLISYFIVGGEILFRAVKNITKGQVFDENFLMSIATIGAFLIGEYPEGVAVMLFYKVGEYFQDLAVNRSRKSISNLMDIRPDFANLKAVDGIRKVSPEEVSIGDIIIVKPGEKIPLDGIVIEGTSMLDTSALTGESVPREVMKDDDVLSGFINKNGVLTIEVTKEFQESTVSKILDLVQNASNRKAPTENFITKFARYYTPVVVVVAAVLGILPPLIHEGAKFSDWVYRSLVFLVISCPCALVVSIPLGFFGGIGGASKSGILIKGSNYLEALNNVDTVIFDKTGTLTKGVFNVVEIKPQIKYTNEGILEYAAYAESYSNHPIATSILKAYGKVVDKNKIESYEEVPGHGTKVRIDGTDILVGNAKLMDRENIAYDKVESVGTIVYVSTNREYCGYIVIADEVKEDSESAISSLKSIGVKKTVMLTGDSKTVGEKVGKQLGLDDVYSELLPIDKVEKLELLELQKSPRGKLVFVGDGINDAPVLARADIGIAMGGLGSDAAIEAADIVIMTDEPSKIVTAIKIAKRTRKIVWQNIILAMGIKFIFLALGALGVASLWEAVFADVGVAVIAVLNAMRVMNIEKI, from the coding sequence ATGTTATCAATAGTTAGTAAAGAACTGATTTTAGAAGGCCTAGATTGTGCAAATTGTTCTTCTAAAATAGAACATGAAGCAAATCAAATAGAAGGCGTTAGTGCTTATGTGAACTTTATGACGAAGACACTTACTCTAGAAATAGAGAATGAGCAAAATATTGATAATATTTTAGTAAAGATAACTGATATTGTCAATAAACATGAACCCCATGTTATTGTGAGGGAAAAAATGATTAACAAAGGCATAAAGAAATCCTTTTTATTAGTTGGTTTAGGATGCGCTAATTGTGCTATTAAAATGGAATCACAAATTAGAAATCTATCGGGTGTTAGGAATGCAAATGTAGATTTTGTTTCTAGTAAACTTATCATTGAAGCTAGTAGTAGATATGATTTAAAAAGAATAGTTGATGAGGCTACAGTAATAGTGAATAAAATTGAACCTGGTGTAAGAGTAGTGGATGAAGAGAAAAAAAATAGAGAGAAAAATACAATAGTCTATGTACTAAAGGGGCTTGGATGTGCTAACTGTATTTTAAAGATCGAAGCAGAAGTAATGAAATTAGAAGGGGTAGAAATAGCCTCTGGTGATTTTGTTTCAAGAAAGCTTACTATAGAGACTAATAACGTTGCTAATTTTAGAAAGTTAAATGAAGAAATAAAAAGTATTGTAGAAAGAATCGAGCCGGGTGTAAAGGTGGTATGTGAAAGTGACACTTTAGTGGAGAATACAAATTATAGTGAAATAATATCAGACCACTCAAGCAAAAATGAATTAATTAGGCTTGGCATTGGTGGTGCACTATTTGCTTTTGGATTAGCCTTAAACCTATCAGAGGTTGCAAGATTAACTGTATTTTTAATTAGCTATTTTATAGTAGGTGGAGAAATTTTATTTAGAGCAGTAAAAAATATTACAAAAGGGCAAGTGTTTGATGAAAATTTTCTAATGAGTATCGCTACAATAGGCGCATTTCTTATTGGAGAGTATCCAGAGGGTGTAGCTGTAATGCTATTTTATAAAGTTGGTGAATATTTTCAGGATTTAGCTGTTAATAGATCAAGAAAATCAATTAGCAATTTAATGGATATTCGACCTGATTTTGCGAATCTTAAGGCAGTTGACGGTATAAGAAAGGTGTCTCCAGAGGAAGTAAGTATAGGAGATATTATTATTGTAAAACCGGGTGAGAAGATTCCGTTAGATGGTATAGTTATAGAAGGAACTTCTATGCTAGATACCTCAGCCTTAACTGGTGAATCTGTGCCAAGAGAGGTTATGAAGGATGATGATGTTTTAAGTGGTTTCATTAATAAAAATGGTGTTTTAACAATAGAGGTTACAAAAGAATTTCAAGAATCAACAGTCTCAAAAATTTTGGATTTAGTTCAAAATGCGAGTAATAGAAAGGCCCCAACGGAAAATTTTATAACAAAGTTTGCCAGATACTATACTCCTGTTGTTGTTGTGGTTGCTGCAGTGCTAGGGATTTTACCACCCTTAATTCATGAAGGTGCAAAATTCTCAGATTGGGTATATAGGTCTTTAGTGTTCTTAGTGATATCATGCCCATGTGCTTTGGTAGTATCTATCCCACTAGGATTCTTTGGGGGTATCGGCGGAGCTTCTAAAAGCGGGATACTTATTAAAGGAAGCAACTATCTTGAAGCGTTAAACAATGTTGATACAGTTATATTTGATAAAACTGGTACATTAACAAAAGGTGTATTCAATGTTGTAGAGATAAAGCCACAGATTAAGTATACAAATGAAGGAATACTTGAATACGCTGCTTACGCTGAGAGTTATTCAAACCACCCAATTGCAACATCCATTTTAAAGGCATACGGGAAAGTTGTAGACAAAAACAAAATTGAAAGTTATGAGGAAGTGCCAGGACATGGTACTAAGGTTAGAATTGATGGAACGGATATACTAGTAGGTAATGCTAAATTAATGGACAGAGAAAATATTGCGTATGATAAAGTTGAATCTGTAGGTACAATAGTGTATGTTTCTACAAACAGGGAATATTGTGGTTATATTGTGATTGCAGATGAAGTTAAAGAAGACTCTGAGTCCGCAATAAGTTCACTTAAATCCATAGGAGTAAAAAAGACAGTTATGCTTACTGGTGATTCAAAAACTGTTGGTGAAAAAGTAGGTAAACAGTTGGGATTAGATGATGTATATTCAGAACTATTACCTATTGATAAAGTAGAAAAATTAGAATTACTCGAGTTACAAAAATCACCGAGAGGAAAGCTTGTTTTTGTAGGTGATGGGATAAACGATGCACCTGTGTTGGCTAGAGCAGATATAGGAATAGCTATGGGGGGGTTAGGTTCGGATGCAGCAATAGAGGCGGCAGATATAGTAATAATGACGGATGAGCCTTCGAAAATTGTTACTGCTATAAAAATAGCTAAAAGAACTAGGAAAATTGTTTGGCAAAATATTATACTTGCTATGGGTATTAAATTTATCTTCCTCGCACTTGGGGCTTTAGGTGTAGCTTCACTATGGGAAGCAGTTTTTGCTGATGTTGGCGTAGCAGTTATAGCTGTATTAAATGCAATGAGAGTAATGAATATAGAAAAGATTTAG
- a CDS encoding electron transfer flavoprotein subunit beta/FixA family protein, whose product MQILICVKQVPDDSIEIRLDNKTKMPNLNGVSMVANAFDTYALEMAVRFMEANGGNVSVLNVGAEDSTNTLKNCLAVGAKEAYFVQDDSFVNLDALGAADALANAIRKIENDKGQKFDLILCGLESTDEITGQVGAMLAEKLETGFVSRAIAFNVKDGDLQVNQETEEGYNVVSVISPAVVTVSKPEYDPRYPTIKTKMASRKAVIPTFSAAEIGEVKQAIVRLVEYVEPPKREAGIKIQEKDAVLAVSAAIEQMKKDKAI is encoded by the coding sequence ATGCAGATTCTGATATGTGTAAAACAGGTTCCAGATGATTCTATTGAAATTCGTCTGGATAATAAAACGAAAATGCCTAATTTAAATGGGGTAAGTATGGTAGCAAATGCATTCGATACCTATGCATTAGAAATGGCTGTTCGTTTTATGGAAGCTAATGGTGGAAATGTTAGTGTATTAAATGTTGGAGCAGAAGATTCTACAAACACATTAAAAAATTGTCTTGCTGTAGGAGCTAAAGAAGCATATTTTGTGCAAGATGATTCATTCGTGAACTTAGATGCTTTAGGAGCAGCAGATGCTTTAGCAAATGCTATTAGAAAAATCGAAAATGACAAAGGTCAAAAATTTGATTTAATTCTTTGTGGATTAGAATCAACAGATGAAATTACAGGTCAAGTAGGAGCAATGCTAGCTGAAAAGTTAGAAACAGGTTTTGTTAGTAGAGCGATAGCATTTAATGTAAAAGATGGTGATCTACAAGTTAATCAGGAAACTGAAGAAGGATATAACGTTGTTTCTGTAATATCTCCAGCTGTAGTAACAGTAAGCAAACCAGAGTACGATCCACGTTATCCTACTATTAAAACTAAGATGGCAAGCCGTAAGGCAGTAATTCCAACTTTTTCAGCAGCAGAAATTGGAGAGGTAAAACAAGCAATCGTTCGTTTAGTTGAATATGTTGAACCTCCTAAGAGAGAGGCTGGCATCAAAATTCAAGAGAAAGATGCTGTATTAGCAGTAAGTGCTGCTATAGAGCAGATGAAAAAAGATAAGGCAATCTAA
- a CDS encoding electron transfer flavoprotein subunit alpha/FixB family protein, protein MKALLYIETSGDKVLGGSVELISAVKAIDAEGTALVIGNKVAAGTVASFGIPVIYTDSVATDNDTLTEVLFEIVKGENPDMLLFANTALSKDVAPRIAARMNFGCVSDVIGMSKNDGKVMYTRPAYGGTIFERIEVEGASVVTVRGGSFSKPEAAANAEITEKNVQIPANAIKAKIVDVVKEISESVNLEEAQVIVAGGRGMGSAENFELVKELARVLGGVVGATRPPIEDGWISRAHQVGQSGKVVAPKLYIACGISGATQHTSGISGSDYIVAINKDEDAPIFEIANLAIVGDVTEILKGMIEEMKKVKAE, encoded by the coding sequence ATGAAGGCATTATTATATATTGAAACAAGTGGAGATAAAGTTTTAGGCGGAAGCGTTGAGTTAATAAGTGCAGTGAAAGCAATAGATGCAGAAGGAACAGCTCTTGTAATAGGTAATAAAGTTGCTGCAGGTACAGTAGCTTCTTTCGGAATTCCAGTTATTTATACAGATTCTGTTGCTACAGACAATGATACTTTAACAGAAGTATTATTTGAAATAGTTAAAGGCGAGAATCCAGATATGCTTTTATTTGCTAATACAGCATTATCTAAAGATGTTGCACCAAGAATTGCAGCACGTATGAATTTTGGATGTGTAAGTGACGTAATTGGAATGAGCAAAAACGACGGTAAAGTAATGTATACAAGACCAGCTTATGGTGGAACAATTTTTGAACGTATTGAAGTAGAGGGTGCATCTGTAGTTACAGTTAGAGGTGGAAGCTTCTCTAAACCTGAGGCTGCTGCAAATGCAGAAATTACTGAGAAAAATGTTCAAATTCCAGCTAATGCTATTAAAGCAAAAATCGTTGATGTTGTAAAAGAGATTTCAGAATCAGTTAACTTAGAAGAAGCCCAAGTTATTGTAGCTGGTGGACGTGGAATGGGTAGTGCAGAGAATTTTGAACTTGTTAAAGAGTTAGCACGTGTACTTGGGGGTGTTGTTGGAGCAACAAGACCACCGATTGAAGACGGATGGATTTCTCGTGCACACCAAGTTGGACAATCAGGAAAAGTAGTAGCACCAAAACTTTATATTGCATGTGGTATTTCCGGAGCAACACAACATACATCAGGAATCTCTGGTTCAGATTATATTGTGGCAATTAATAAAGATGAAGATGCGCCAATTTTTGAAATTGCTAACTTAGCTATCGTTGGAGATGTAACTGAGATTCTTAAAGGTATGATTGAAGAAATGAAGAAAGTTAAAGCTGAGTAA
- a CDS encoding FAD-binding oxidoreductase, with protein sequence MANYNQLTEELISKLKEAAPGHILTGADIKEDYSHDEMPIYGTRAPEAVLMAHSTEEIAAVVKICNENLIPVTPRGSGSGLVGGCVPLLGGVLIDITKMNKILSYDLENFVVRVQAGVLLNDLAEDALKQGLLYAPDPGEKFACLAGNVATNAGGMRAVKYGTTRDYVAEMTVVLPSGEITNFGAKVSKTSSGYDLLDLMIGSEGTLGVITELTLKLIPAPKQVASLIAPFENLHDCISTVPKFKMAHINAQALEFMEREIVLASERFIGRSVFPQVVDGITANAYLLVTLDAGSEDELNNLIEQASEVLLESGAIDVLVADTPAKMKDAWAARSSFLEAILAETKLLDECDVVVPVNQIAPYLEFCAKAAEECGVEIKSFGHAGDGNLHIYQTSNDLEEDEFKHRVEKFFDIIYPEAIRVGGNVSGEHGVGSGKVSYLADSIGELNMNLMRGIKKVFDPNLIMNPGKVCYSVNE encoded by the coding sequence ATGGCAAACTATAATCAATTGACAGAAGAATTAATTTCAAAATTAAAAGAGGCAGCTCCAGGACATATCTTAACAGGTGCTGACATCAAAGAAGATTATTCTCATGATGAAATGCCTATTTACGGAACAAGAGCTCCAGAAGCGGTTCTTATGGCACATTCTACAGAAGAAATCGCTGCAGTAGTAAAAATATGTAACGAAAACTTAATACCAGTAACTCCAAGAGGATCCGGTTCAGGTCTTGTAGGTGGATGTGTTCCACTTTTAGGCGGTGTTCTAATTGATATTACAAAGATGAATAAAATTCTTTCATATGATTTAGAAAATTTCGTAGTTCGTGTTCAAGCTGGTGTTTTATTAAATGACTTAGCAGAAGATGCTTTAAAACAAGGTTTATTATACGCTCCAGATCCAGGGGAAAAATTTGCATGTCTAGCAGGAAACGTTGCTACAAATGCGGGTGGTATGAGAGCTGTAAAATATGGTACAACACGTGATTATGTAGCTGAAATGACAGTTGTTCTTCCATCAGGAGAAATTACTAACTTTGGAGCGAAAGTATCAAAAACAAGCTCAGGATATGATCTTTTAGATTTAATGATTGGTTCTGAAGGAACACTTGGAGTTATTACAGAACTTACTTTAAAACTTATCCCAGCACCAAAGCAAGTAGCTAGTTTAATTGCTCCTTTTGAAAACTTACATGATTGTATTTCTACAGTTCCTAAATTTAAAATGGCGCATATTAATGCACAGGCTTTAGAATTTATGGAGAGAGAAATTGTTCTTGCAAGTGAAAGATTCATTGGTAGAAGTGTATTCCCACAAGTAGTAGATGGAATAACTGCAAATGCTTATTTACTTGTTACTTTAGATGCAGGTAGTGAAGATGAATTAAATAATTTAATCGAGCAAGCAAGTGAAGTTTTATTAGAATCAGGAGCAATCGATGTTCTTGTAGCTGATACACCTGCGAAAATGAAAGATGCTTGGGCTGCTCGTTCTAGCTTCTTAGAGGCAATCTTAGCAGAAACAAAATTATTAGATGAGTGTGACGTTGTAGTTCCTGTTAATCAAATTGCTCCTTATCTTGAGTTTTGTGCAAAAGCTGCTGAAGAGTGTGGAGTTGAAATTAAGAGCTTTGGTCATGCTGGTGATGGAAATCTTCACATCTATCAAACAAGTAATGATTTAGAAGAAGATGAATTTAAACATAGAGTAGAGAAGTTCTTTGACATCATTTATCCAGAAGCAATTAGAGTTGGTGGAAATGTTTCAGGAGAGCATGGTGTTGGTAGTGGAAAAGTAAGCTACTTGGCAGATAGTATTGGAGAATTAAACATGAACTTAATGAGAGGTATTAAAAAAGTGTTTGACCCGAATTTAATAATGAATCCAGGTAAAGTATGTTATTCAGTAAATGAATAA
- a CDS encoding acyl-CoA dehydrogenase, whose translation MDFRLSENHQQLQEMYREFAQNEVKPIAKEIDETMRFPEENVAKMAEMGLFGIPFPEEYGGAGMDQLSYAQCIEELSKCCASHGIIVSVHTSLCAQPIFNYGTEEQKQKYLKGLASGEMLGAFALTEPSAGTDAAMGKTTAVLDGDHYVLNGSKIFITNAGHADVYIIIALTDKSKGTKGMSAFLVEKDTPGFTIGTHELKMGIRASATSELVFDNCRIPKENLLGQEGKGFAIAMSTLDGGRIGVAAQAVGIAQGAIDETVKYTTERVQFGRPISAFQNTQFELAKMRANTEAARLLVYQAARAMDNGERFSHLAAMAKLVASGNASDVTRRCLQLFGGYGFTSDYPIERMMRDAKITEIYEGTSEVQMMVISGWMGVK comes from the coding sequence ATGGATTTTAGATTAAGTGAAAATCATCAACAATTACAAGAAATGTATCGTGAGTTCGCTCAAAACGAAGTAAAGCCAATTGCAAAAGAAATCGACGAAACTATGCGTTTTCCAGAAGAAAATGTAGCGAAAATGGCTGAAATGGGATTATTTGGAATTCCTTTCCCAGAAGAGTATGGTGGAGCTGGAATGGACCAATTAAGTTACGCACAATGTATCGAAGAATTATCTAAATGTTGTGCTTCACACGGTATTATTGTTTCAGTGCATACAAGTCTTTGTGCTCAACCAATCTTCAACTATGGTACAGAAGAGCAAAAACAAAAATACTTAAAAGGACTTGCTTCAGGTGAAATGTTAGGTGCTTTCGCATTAACAGAGCCTTCTGCAGGAACTGATGCAGCTATGGGAAAAACTACAGCTGTACTGGATGGAGATCATTATGTATTAAATGGAAGCAAAATCTTTATTACTAATGCAGGCCATGCAGACGTATATATTATTATTGCTTTAACTGATAAGTCAAAAGGAACTAAAGGTATGTCTGCTTTCTTAGTAGAAAAAGATACTCCTGGTTTCACTATCGGAACACATGAATTAAAAATGGGAATCCGTGCTTCAGCTACTTCTGAGTTAGTATTCGATAACTGTAGAATACCTAAAGAAAATCTTTTAGGTCAAGAAGGTAAAGGATTTGCTATCGCAATGTCAACACTTGATGGAGGTCGTATAGGGGTTGCAGCACAAGCGGTTGGTATCGCTCAAGGAGCAATCGACGAAACAGTAAAATATACTACTGAGCGTGTTCAATTTGGTCGTCCTATATCAGCATTCCAAAATACTCAATTTGAATTAGCTAAAATGCGTGCAAACACAGAAGCTGCAAGATTATTAGTATACCAAGCTGCACGTGCTATGGATAATGGTGAGAGATTCTCTCATCTAGCTGCTATGGCTAAATTAGTTGCTTCTGGAAATGCTAGTGATGTAACTAGACGTTGTTTACAATTATTCGGTGGATATGGATTTACAAGTGATTATCCAATCGAAAGAATGATGCGTGATGCAAAAATCACAGAAATCTATGAAGGTACTTCTGAAGTTCAAATGATGGTAATCTCTGGATGGATGGGTGTTAAGTAG
- a CDS encoding LacI family DNA-binding transcriptional regulator produces MKITIKDIARIAEVSTATVSMILNNKGNNISSATREKVMRVAKENNYIPNTMARSLVTRKTKTIGLVIPDIANPFFPELARGAEDKANEAGYSIIYCNTDDDLEKEEKYINMLSEKMVDGIVFTNSAKRTGGLSPVDRGCIPVILIDRDLESKNIKGRVLIDNLEAAYKAVSHLIRRGRKNIVFITGALTSTTAKDRHEGYKKALKDNAIKYNEKYVKAGEFRSDWGIIATNQILDEGLPFDAVFCGNDLIAISVLKVLKSRGYSIPKDISVVGFDDIYMASVIEPGLTTIKQPNYEMGYIAVEMLIDTLEKPELLIEQRSVILETELIVRSST; encoded by the coding sequence ATGAAAATTACGATTAAAGATATAGCACGAATTGCAGAAGTTTCTACAGCTACAGTATCCATGATATTAAATAATAAAGGAAATAATATTAGCAGTGCTACTAGGGAAAAGGTTATGAGAGTAGCAAAGGAAAATAACTATATACCGAATACTATGGCAAGAAGTCTTGTTACACGTAAGACTAAAACTATTGGATTGGTAATACCGGATATAGCTAACCCTTTCTTTCCTGAATTAGCAAGAGGTGCTGAAGATAAAGCAAATGAAGCAGGATATAGCATAATATATTGCAATACTGATGATGATCTAGAGAAAGAAGAAAAATATATAAATATGTTATCAGAAAAGATGGTTGATGGTATAGTATTCACAAATTCTGCTAAACGTACAGGCGGTCTTTCTCCAGTAGATAGGGGATGCATACCAGTTATATTAATAGATAGGGATTTAGAAAGTAAAAATATAAAAGGCAGAGTATTAATTGATAACTTAGAAGCTGCCTATAAAGCAGTTAGTCACCTTATTCGGAGAGGACGAAAAAATATAGTGTTTATAACTGGAGCACTTACTTCCACTACAGCCAAAGATAGACATGAGGGCTATAAGAAGGCTTTGAAAGATAATGCAATTAAATATAATGAAAAATATGTTAAAGCAGGTGAGTTTAGAAGTGATTGGGGTATAATAGCTACAAATCAGATATTAGACGAAGGCTTACCTTTTGATGCAGTTTTTTGTGGAAATGACTTAATCGCAATTAGTGTACTAAAAGTCCTAAAAAGTAGAGGATATTCCATTCCTAAGGATATTTCCGTAGTAGGGTTCGATGATATTTATATGGCAAGTGTTATAGAGCCAGGCCTAACAACAATTAAACAACCAAATTATGAAATGGGGTATATAGCAGTTGAGATGCTAATAGATACTTTAGAGAAGCCAGAGCTGTTGATTGAACAAAGATCTGTAATTTTAGAAACTGAACTTATAGTTAGAAGTTCAACATAA
- the rbsK gene encoding ribokinase, whose product MIVVVGSLNMDLVTYTNRMPVIGETIIGKSFKQIPGGKGANQADAIAKLGSTVRMIGCVGEDVMGETLLESLYKDGVDISMVKRVKGVATGIASITVDSSANNSIIVVPGANNMLSIEDIKEYEQAIQDSDIVVAQLEVPIETVKYVIKSAKLKGKITILNPAPAAELDDDLLSYVDILIPNKTELELLSGLQVSDDNDLYHATQVLLNKGVRDLIVTLGSKGCVHINNSGTRVYPAYKVQAIDTTAAGDSFIGAIAVGLSEGMSYEQVIPFATAVGALTVTKEGAQSSMPLRSEVEAFTRKNVF is encoded by the coding sequence ATGATTGTTGTAGTTGGAAGTTTAAATATGGATTTAGTAACATATACAAATAGGATGCCTGTAATCGGAGAAACCATTATAGGTAAGAGTTTTAAACAGATACCTGGGGGTAAAGGAGCTAATCAAGCTGATGCTATAGCTAAACTTGGATCCACTGTAAGAATGATTGGCTGTGTTGGAGAAGATGTTATGGGTGAGACACTTCTGGAATCCTTATACAAAGATGGTGTTGATATCTCAATGGTAAAGCGAGTTAAAGGAGTCGCTACAGGGATTGCTTCAATTACCGTAGATTCTTCGGCAAACAATAGTATTATAGTTGTACCTGGTGCTAATAATATGCTTTCAATTGAAGATATTAAAGAATACGAGCAGGCAATTCAAGATTCTGATATTGTAGTTGCACAGCTAGAGGTTCCAATTGAAACAGTAAAGTATGTAATTAAGAGCGCAAAGCTCAAGGGGAAAATAACAATACTAAACCCTGCCCCAGCTGCTGAACTAGATGACGATCTTCTCTCATATGTTGATATTTTAATTCCAAATAAAACAGAACTTGAGTTACTGAGTGGTTTGCAAGTGAGTGATGATAATGACCTATACCACGCTACACAGGTGCTTTTAAATAAAGGGGTAAGAGATTTAATAGTAACCTTAGGAAGTAAGGGTTGTGTACATATAAATAACTCTGGAACAAGAGTATACCCAGCATATAAAGTCCAAGCAATAGACACTACAGCTGCAGGAGATAGCTTCATAGGGGCCATAGCCGTAGGACTTAGTGAGGGAATGTCATATGAACAGGTAATACCTTTTGCTACAGCAGTAGGTGCACTTACTGTAACAAAGGAGGGGGCACAGAGCTCTATGCCCCTTAGAAGTGAGGTAGAGGCTTTTACTCGAAAGAATGTATTTTGA
- the rbsD gene encoding D-ribose pyranase produces the protein MKKGVLLNSEISYTIAKLGHRDSIVIGDSGLPIPSSCLRIDLAVSKGIPSFVDVLDAIFTEQRIEEVVIARETREVNPSIYQSILDRIAKIEKADNYKIKITEVNNHDEFKQLSKDSKAVIRTGECTPFANILLISGVVF, from the coding sequence ATGAAAAAAGGAGTTTTACTTAACTCAGAAATATCCTATACAATTGCAAAATTAGGGCATAGGGATAGTATTGTTATCGGAGATAGCGGGTTGCCTATTCCAAGTAGCTGTTTAAGAATTGATTTAGCAGTAAGTAAAGGAATACCTAGTTTTGTAGATGTACTAGATGCAATATTCACAGAGCAAAGGATAGAAGAGGTTGTAATAGCAAGAGAGACAAGGGAAGTAAACCCCTCTATATATCAAAGTATCCTTGATAGAATCGCAAAAATTGAGAAGGCGGATAATTATAAGATTAAAATAACTGAGGTTAACAACCACGATGAATTTAAACAACTAAGTAAAGACTCTAAGGCAGTTATTCGCACTGGGGAATGTACACCCTTTGCAAATATTCTATTAATATCTGGTGTTGTATTTTAA
- a CDS encoding sugar ABC transporter ATP-binding protein: MSEQIVKMRGISKDFSGVKALKEVDFNIYQGKIMALLGENGAGKSTLMKILTGVYEKTSGEVYFNGEKVHIKNTKEAQRMGITIIHQELNLLPNLSIGENIFLGREPVNSLGLIEWNRLFGDAKTIMDRLGIVEKPETLVGELSIGKQQMVEIAKALSLNAQVIVMDEPTGALTDKETESLFKVIKELRAEGRSIVYISHRLKEIFEICDDVTIMRDGQFIAEYPVKEMNEDMMIELMVGRKLNEQYPYITSEVGDIQLQVKNLNNPYIHNISFNLRGGEIVGLAGLMGSGRTELARTIYGVLDIESGEVEVQGKKVQIKNPGQAIKHGVAYVSEDRKKNGVVLGLNIKENISLSILQKLSGIFGSILRNKEEEVAIKSIEAMSIKASGINQLVKNLSGGNQQKVSLSKSLMTSPKVLILDEPTRGVDVGAKREIYDIINKFKQSGIGILMISSEIPEILGMSDRVLVMHEGRITGCLEREKANQESIMRLAVGNTEVIL; this comes from the coding sequence GTGAGTGAACAAATAGTTAAGATGAGAGGTATTTCAAAGGATTTCTCTGGTGTAAAAGCTTTAAAAGAGGTAGATTTTAATATATATCAAGGTAAAATAATGGCTCTACTAGGTGAGAATGGTGCTGGAAAATCAACATTAATGAAGATTCTAACAGGAGTATACGAGAAAACATCTGGAGAAGTCTATTTCAATGGGGAAAAAGTACATATAAAGAATACTAAAGAAGCCCAACGTATGGGAATCACTATTATTCACCAGGAATTAAACCTACTACCAAACCTATCAATAGGAGAAAATATTTTTCTAGGAAGAGAACCTGTTAACAGTCTAGGATTAATAGAGTGGAACCGATTATTTGGCGATGCAAAGACGATTATGGACAGGTTAGGAATAGTTGAAAAACCAGAAACCCTAGTAGGTGAACTCAGCATAGGCAAGCAACAGATGGTTGAAATAGCAAAAGCCCTTTCACTAAATGCCCAAGTGATAGTGATGGATGAGCCAACTGGGGCATTAACAGATAAGGAAACAGAGAGTTTGTTTAAAGTGATTAAGGAACTAAGGGCTGAAGGAAGGAGCATTGTATATATATCACATAGATTAAAAGAAATATTTGAAATTTGTGATGACGTTACAATAATGCGAGATGGTCAATTTATTGCAGAGTATCCTGTTAAAGAAATGAATGAAGATATGATGATTGAGTTAATGGTAGGCAGGAAATTAAATGAACAGTATCCATATATAACTAGTGAAGTTGGGGATATACAATTACAAGTAAAGAATTTAAATAACCCATATATCCATAATATAAGCTTTAACCTTAGAGGCGGTGAAATTGTTGGTCTAGCAGGTTTGATGGGTTCTGGAAGAACTGAACTAGCAAGAACAATTTATGGAGTGTTAGATATTGAAAGTGGAGAGGTAGAAGTTCAGGGAAAGAAAGTTCAAATAAAGAATCCAGGTCAGGCTATCAAACATGGAGTAGCATATGTCTCAGAGGATCGTAAAAAAAATGGTGTTGTACTTGGACTAAATATTAAAGAAAATATTAGCTTATCTATCTTACAAAAGTTGTCTGGTATTTTCGGTTCTATACTAAGAAACAAAGAAGAAGAGGTAGCCATAAAGTCAATAGAAGCAATGTCAATTAAAGCATCAGGTATTAATCAACTTGTAAAAAACTTAAGTGGAGGCAATCAGCAGAAAGTATCTTTATCTAAAAGCTTGATGACTAGTCCTAAAGTTTTAATATTAGATGAGCCTACTCGAGGAGTAGATGTAGGAGCTAAAAGAGAAATATATGATATTATAAATAAGTTTAAACAATCAGGAATAGGTATTTTGATGATATCTTCAGAGATACCTGAAATTTTAGGCATGAGTGATAGAGTGTTAGTAATGCATGAGGGAAGAATTACAGGCTGTTTAGAGCGTGAGAAGGCAAATCAGGAGAGTATAATGCGTCTCGCAGTTGGTAATACGGAGGTGATACTGTGA